The region tcaCCAGCCAGGGGACACACCCTTGATTTggtggacaaccaatcatactaACTTGCTATACTCATTTGTTATTAATTATTCTGTTTATTGTTGAAATTCTAATAGATAAACATTGATCATCCTATGTGAAGTTGTCATGTTCTCTCAATTCTTTCTTGGCCTTTTTCCAGGTAGTCTTCCTACATCTGATAACTATGTCTAACAGGTTCCTAGAAAGTTTGATTTTCTTTCCATAATGTgtgtctgtgattggctgctgaCCATTTCGGAGTCAGGACAGGATGAGAGCCGGCGTCGTCATGTGAAAAATTGATACATTTCCCCAGATCAATATTGTTTCTAGTGAAACATGTGTCGACACGAATTGGATTATATAATCTGTTTGTCAGATGGAATGATTTCCACAAAACATTCCCTTTGTCATACTTAGTTGCTGTTAATCATTGCAGTTGGTGAACTACTTTTTCAGGTCGTTGTCCATTGCATATTACCCAATCTGGCTTGTTTTGTTCAAGATTGATGGCAAAAGGAGCCTTTGAGGTCATTTTCATGCAATTTTAAAATGCCCCAGATTAAAGGAACCAACTCATGGGTAAAACCATGAAAACTACAAATAGAAATCAGCAttgttaaattaattaaaaaatgcaaacgaTCTTTGCAAAGACAGAAACTGTCAAggctttatttttcaaattaattatcAAATTGAGCTATTTTCATATAAGAACACTTTGCTAGTTCATTGTTTTAGTAGCATActaaattaaaatgcaattatagCTTTGTGTATCGTtaagtaaaataaattataCAAATCCAAAGTACACTGAAGTTGGGAATTGGGCAGTGggtaaaacataaaataaataatcacaaaataatgtttttgtcaatttgttCTCAACcaaatgcatgcacacacacacacacacacacacacacacacacacacacacacacacacacacacacacacacacacacacacacacacacacacacacaagaacaatgTGACTTCAACTCTGTAATAACATCGATTTACTCACAGGTAAGCGGACAGGTATAAACTTGTGAAACCTCCAAACTCTGTTTCAAAATGTCTCAGTTGTTCTCATACACCGTTGGattaaacaaacatttcagtcaaCGAAACCAACTCactatataatatttaaatgaacacaTTAATCAGCATATAACACGTGTAGCTCATTAGTACTTTTACTGTAACTGtacttgtttatctttttttgttattttgtagaGTGGATTCAATTATGTTGGTGGAGGAGGGCTTCAAGGTGATGAGTGTGGATGCTAGTGACAAAATGCTCAAGTATGCACTGAAGTCAAGATGGGAGAGAAGAAAAGAAGCAGCATTCGACCAATGGGGTATGATATTTTTGTTTACCTATGGAAACGAAAGTTGAATTACAAGTTTTGGACTCTTTTTTGTATGGCTcaccattttaatttttttaaaaatcttttgggCAAATGACTTCTGTCTTTGTGCTTTAATCTCTTCACGTCAAGGTCCAGCCAATGAGTAGAACCAGTGTCTGACCAGGcattatagcattttttttatgcattcaAGTTAATATGTAGCAATGatgaattaagaaaaaatatatttatacgaATAGACAGACTGGTGGAGGgatggttagtgtgttggcctcacagttctaggtcgagggttcgatcgtAGGTGGATTTGGAACtttctgggtggagtttgcatgcttgcgtgggttttctccaagtactctacacccccccccccccccccacacacacacacacattccaaaaacaggcacGGTAGTCTGGTTGAACATTATAAattgtgtgtgagtgttgttttttttatctccttctgccctgtgattgactggccccTGATTCAGGTTCTCCCGCACCTATTGCCTATAGTTGTCTGGGATAGAcaacaccccccgtgacccaagGGGtgcagaaaattaataaatgtttttgttgaaaaatgtattATCGACACAAAGGCGCCTCAGCCAACAACATGTTGTAATTAGAAGCCAATTAATGATATAATTTCAACATTATATGGAACTCAAATGTCCAAAATTCCCATATTTCATTAGTGTTATACAAAGGGTgagaaaattcattttcaaagcGATCACTTGCGAATGTTATTGatttagtacattttaaaacaaatggtTAAGATCATTTAAATTGTATACATGGTGTGTATGATAAGCTTAGTAAAATAGTGTGACCGTTTTGGTCAACATTCACTAAAAGATATGTGTGATGCACTGATACATGCACAATAGATGAGCCACTGTATTTTGAGTTATTCAAGTGTTTGTacctttaaatagaaaatacatgtgttataatgtgcatttcattcaCGTCTAGTATTTCTTCCCCCAATAATATGCGTTTTTTGGGACAATGGGGGCTTGGCAGTAATTGAAGAAGCCAACTGGCTGACACTCCCAGAAGACGTCCAGAAACCAGGATCAAGCGGCTTTGACGCAGTTATTTGCCTTGGCAACTCCTTCGCCCACTTACCAGATTTTAAAGGTACCGTAAATGGGATAATTGGTCATAAAGTTACTTTCATTCTAATTGTCTGCataaacatgtcattcattgtaaGTGcagaaacaataaaaatgacccTCCATCATTGCAATCACAATTGAATATAGTATTGTATATCATGTCACTTCTCAATAAAATAAACCATTGTGTTGTTCGTAAGGGGACCAGAGTGACCAAAAATTGGCTCTTCGGAACATCGCGAGCATGGTCAAACCAGGTGGAATCCTCATCATTGACCACCGCAATTATGACTATATCCTGGAGACTGGGCGAGCGCCACAAGGCAAAAATGTTTACTACAAGGTATGAAGGGGAATGGATTGGGTTGATTTTGTAACAAGAAAATAGTGAGAACTCTCACCAAATAATGTAGCTACTGACTtggaccatttaaaaaaataaaaatacagtgaAATATTTAAACTTCAATGCTGTTTCTAATATTCTAATTGAAGGTAGGGTGCATCTTGCCCGGAGGTAGTTTTGCTGTTTACCTCATTGACTGCCAATGGCAGCACTAGCCCTACAATCTATTTGAATTGGAAATTCTTGcagaaacacattttctttcaattttttttaattgagtctTTGGCTGAATACTACAGTAAGCTTAGTCTCATCAAGCTCTATCGATCAGAAACAGATTTATTTTCATCTATGTCTAAAGTGCTCAAAAAGCAATAGAACAGCAGCCATCTTGGATGAGTTAAAATTAGGCTCCAGGTTTTGCCAGGTAGGTTTCTACCTTTAATTTCTGCTAAAATCTTTTAAGATAGCATAAGCATTAATATTGGtatcatatttgtattttgggATGGATGGTTGAAGAGTTCATCAATCGTGCCAAATAGTCAAAACTGCCTAGATCGGCCTAATCTTGGTGACGTAATTAGATTTTATTCCTCACATATTTAATTCTTTTTAATATCTTATTTTTGATACAAACGCAAATATCTTCAGGAGATCTATATAGGTTGCTACCTGATACTACAACAGAACTTCAATGTAGTAATGTGCCTTCCTGGAAAAACCACTGAAACTATTAGTGCATTAAATCAGAGAAAATAACCTCAGAGGTCTAAAATGGTGTCAAGCAACACTAAAACAGCAACTCAAATATCTGAAAGTGTATAAACAGAATGGCCAAACAGTGGGagatgattcttttttttgttttgttcattaaCTCCTGAGTAGACAATGATTGGGGAAGTCTATAACTTCAAGACTGAGTTAACTTATACTTGATGCATCATGGCTTCGTTTTACCTTTTTCTGTTTCAGAGCGATCTAACTCAGGACATTTCCACTTCTGTATTGTGGGTGAATAATAAGCCACACATGATCACTCTGGACTACACTATCGAAATTCCTCAGCTTACTTCTCAGAGCTTGCCTGAAGTCAGGTAAATTGTTGTCACGATACtgttaatttaaaatgtccacAACACCAAATAATAtaagatttacatttttacattgctTGTTTTTTGACATGTTAGTTGAGAAATGATCACATTTTAAAGTGTGCTCGATGTATGTTCCCAGTAAATTCCGTCTCTCCTACTACCCTCATTGCCTGGAGAACTTCAAGTCGATACTGCAAGAAGCCTTCCATGGAAAAGTGGAGCACAATGTCTATGGAGATTTTATGCCATACGTTCCTGGTCAAGCTCAAGCACCGTGCTACTTCATCCACGTTTGCAAGAAAACTGCATAGGGTCACGTGCGTATGTACAAATGTCAATGTTAGCAGTTGAACTGCATTGATTTTTACAAATTCTCATATTTTGCTTCAACgtgatctgaaaaaaaaattctctttttACTGCCGTTGACAATGATAGCCATCTAATCTATGGCTGTTTTCAGCAGTGCGGTGGTAGCAGCAAATGAATGTTCTTTCATCTGTCTTTCGCCATCAATGTCAACTTGGATGGCTATTACTGCTAGTTGCTGAGTAGCCATTGCTCAcccaaatgcattcattcattcattttttgtactactgcttatcctcacatgggtcgtgAGGAGTGTTGGAGGCTATCCCATATGACTTCAAGCACCAGGTAGGGgtcactctgaattggtggcaggccaatcacagggcacaaggaaaaggacaaacatgcacacttacacacatacctaggggcactTTAGAGTGTTCATTCAGtatactttgcatgtttttcggATGTGGATGAAAACCCTTgcaagctcagggagaacatgcaaactccacacagtgaggaccgacctgggatccaacccacgaccccagaactttgaggccaacgcgctaaccaggCTGCTGGTCACTCAAAGTGTAGTTAAGTAAATTCAAATTGATAATGACTTTGACTTGATGTATCACGTTAATCTTTTATGAATGTGTTATGGttcatttctaaaaatataaatattcttaGAAGTATAATTTTTGGTGGCCTGTGGGTCGAGTGGTTAGAACGTCAGGCCTGAGAGTTCTGGGGAACGTCCTCACTTGAACAATCTAATTTaccactaggtatgagtgtgagcataaatggccGTACCTCTCCTTGTGGTGCCCACATTTTGCTGAGATCTCCAACACCCCCCACGACTCTAGttgaggataagcgatttggaaaatgaatgagtatgcAGTTCTCGATGTGATGAAACAGAAGCCACTAATCCTTGAACCGACCGGACGTATTGTCGTTCTAACCTGCAAGCAGTTACACTGGGGTACCTTGCAATATTTCCATTTATTAACTCATCGGTtgctattgacagcaatagaggTCCAATATATTTTGAGTGGGAGAGATAGAGGAGAATAAACAAATGGTCATTTGCTTCCAAATCCCTGGTTAAATCGAATTGGGCATCGGCCCATGATACATTAATTTTAATTCAAAGCAAATGATGGTTAGCCACCAGGCGCTTGGTCGTTTGTCATCGTCAGTGGCAGCGAAAGAGTTGCATTTTGAGAGGTTTGAACACTCGATCATCTTAAACCAAAGAATttacatttcactttttttcctcaattgaTTTTCATATTCCGTAGtggttagaaaataaattattttgcttCTGTTGGCCCATGCCTAGCAAAGTAATAAATGTGTTATagtccaaatgtttttctctAATGCTTATCACTGCGCTGGAATGCAATTGGTTCCAACATTTCTAGAGAATAATTCACAAACGTCTTAAATTGCTGATTATACAATAAATAACAGTTTAATTTTGTGTTTGGATGTTATTTGCCTTGTGAAAGCTACTTATAACAAGATAGACACCAAAGCATTTGAGAGCAAAAGAGTTATCAAGAGAACAATAAAATGTCACATAGTGGCACagacaattactgtatttttctggactataaatcggggtttttaatagtttggctTGGGCCTACGACTACTACTCAAGTGCAACCTATATGAGTTTTACTAGTGATTCCAAACTCCATTTACCGCATAGTCTGAAATAACAAAGTATACTGCTGTCAACGTTAACCTAACGCTGTCAATAGTTTACTGAATTTTGAGGCGCTGACGAATTAACCAACCACCGGAAGGTCACATGCTGCTTTTTAACTTTTTCGGCATTGAACTGAGATGTCCGTAGACAAGGGAAAATTCCTAAATTCCACatattacacacaaaaaaatgaagaatggtGGCTGTGGCTTGTATGCGTGATATTTATAAGGCAGAAGCAGACAATTTTTACTGACAGATCATATTCTGTTGtgaattaaaagattttatatcgagacatttttttaaattgtggatTATGAATTAATGATGTGCCTTGAGGGCGTGGAATAAGAAGAAATGCATGAGAAATGCAATGCAGTGATGATAACGCTGATA is a window of Stigmatopora nigra isolate UIUO_SnigA chromosome 13, RoL_Snig_1.1, whole genome shotgun sequence DNA encoding:
- the gnmt gene encoding glycine N-methyltransferase, whose translation is MSVDSVFRTRSLGVAAEGLPDQYADGKAAKVWQHYIGNTQSRTQEYKSWVVSLLKKQGVRTVLDVACGTGVDSIMLVEEGFKVMSVDASDKMLKYALKSRWERRKEAAFDQWVIEEANWLTLPEDVQKPGSSGFDAVICLGNSFAHLPDFKGDQSDQKLALRNIASMVKPGGILIIDHRNYDYILETGRAPQGKNVYYKSDLTQDISTSVLWVNNKPHMITLDYTIEIPQLTSQSLPEVSKFRLSYYPHCLENFKSILQEAFHGKVEHNVYGDFMPYVPGQAQAPCYFIHVCKKTA